Proteins from a genomic interval of Salvelinus sp. IW2-2015 linkage group LG14, ASM291031v2, whole genome shotgun sequence:
- the LOC111972764 gene encoding LOW QUALITY PROTEIN: tetratricopeptide repeat protein 13-like isoform X2 (The sequence of the model RefSeq protein was modified relative to this genomic sequence to represent the inferred CDS: substituted 1 base at 1 genomic stop codon), whose amino-acid sequence MAPAGSVVVVALSLLYLSRAIFSTEYLSTLTFFNSELHKHGCSSPSEWEEYTTDCESFILQLEDPDCEEGSNPPCESVFSLNAEKILRQAKLFIEQKRFPFAVDNHNTNEELAIGYVLIGNGLYDEAIKHFSLLLQGDPEVVSAIYGRGIAYGKKSLQDIKNADLALFELSRVITLEPNRPEVYEQRAEILSPLGRISEALSDLSKAIQLQPSARLXRHRGTLLFIAEDYVAAMEDFQQSLDLKKNQPIAMLYKGLTFFHRGMLKEAIETFKEALKLKSDFIDAYKSLGQAYRELGDFEAAMESFQKALMLNQNHIQSLQLRGMMLYHHGSLQEAVGNFKRCLQLEPYNEVCQYMKGLSHVSMGQFYEGIKAQTKVMLNDPLLGQKASSEYLKVKYLREYSRYLHSHLDKPVAEYNVDQDLPGNFKNHWAKHLPFLIEDYEEQPGLQPHIKDVLPQNFESYNTEVQKLICAADHLGALMQYDTPGFLPNRRIHRAMGLATLEVMQAMQRTWSNSKVRVNGKTRQMQWRDMFDIAVKWRRIADPDQPVLWLDQMPARSLSRGFNNHINLIRGQIINIRYLAYFDNILNFIKDRILVYHRAYNPRGLLEVRQALENVNTVEDLIPIMKFNSKTRDGFTVNSKVPSLKDPGKEYDGFTITITGDRVGNMLFSVETQTTEERTQQYQSEIESIYKDLTAKGKALMLSTELGDADAVCNLILSLVYYFCNLMPLSRGSSVVAYSVVMGALMASGKEVIGRIPKGKLVDFEAMTTHSPDSFSKTAKNWMNLKSLPVWYQSLPSVAGTFPTTRTMIEVLNTDSTSHCPKKS is encoded by the exons ATGGCACCTGCTGGTAGTGTTGTTGTGGTAGCTCTCTCACTTCTGTACTTATCCCGTGCTATATTTTCCACGGAATACCTCTCTACACTCACTTTCTTCAATAGCGAACTGCACAAACATGGTTGCAGCTCTCCGTCAGAGTGGGAGGAATACACAACGGATTGCG AGTCCTTTATTCTACAGTTGGAGGACCCAGACTGTGAGGAAGGAAGCAACCCACCATGCgagtctgtcttctctctcaacGCAGAGAAAATCCTG AGACAAGCCAAGTTGTTCATAGAGCAGAAGCGATTCCCTTTTGCAGTGGacaaccacaacacaaatgaggagCTTG CTATAGGATATGTTCTTATTGGCAATGGCCTGTACGATGAAGCCATCAAACACTTCTCCTTGTTACTACAG GGGGATCCAGAGGTAGTCAGTGCCATCTACGGGAGAGGGATAGCATACGGGAAAAAGAGTCTGCAG GACATCAAGAATGCAGACTTGGCGCTGTTCGAGTTGAGCCGAGTCATCACTCTGGAGCCCAACCGCCCTGAGGTATACGAACAGCGGGCAGAG ATCCTTTCTCCGCTTGGAAGGATCAGTGAGGCTCTGAGTGATCTCTCCAAAGCCATCCAGCTCCAGCCCTCCGCCCGCCTCTARagacacagaggaactctgctctTTATCGCCGAG GATTATGTGGCAGCTATGGAGGATTTTCAACAGTCTTTGGATCTGAAGAAAAACCAGCCCATTGCCATGCTATACAAAGGTCTAACATTCTTCCACAGAGGAATGCTAAAG GAAGCCATTGAAACATTCAAGGAGGCCCTGAAATTAAAATCTGACTTCATAGATGCGTACAAAAGTCTCGGACAGGCCTACAG GGAGCTTGGAGACTTTGAGGCAGCTATGGAGAGCTTCCAGAAAGCCCTGATGCTCAACCAGAACCACATCCAGTCTCTGCAGCTGAGAGGCATGATGCTGTACCACCACGGCAGTCTCCAGGAGGCAGTCGGCAACTTCAAG AGGTGTCTACAGTTGGAGCCCTACAACGAGGTATGTCAGTACATGAAGGGTCTGAGCCACGTGTCCATGGGGCAGTTCTATGAAGGAATCAAGGCTCAGACTAAAGTCATGTTGAATGACCCTCTGCTGGGCCAGAAGGCAAGCTCGGAATATCTCAAAGTGAAATACCTCCGAG AATACTCTCGCTACTTGCACTCACATCTCGACAAACCTGTGGCAGAATATAATGTTGATCAGGATCTTCCAGGAAACTTCAAAAACCACTGGGCAAAACACCTTCCTTTCCTTATAGAGGACTATGAGGAGCAGCCAGGACTGCAGCCTCATATTAA GGATGTTCTACCTCAGAACTTTGAAAGCTACAACACTGAAGTTCAGAAGCTCATTTGCGCTGCTGATCACCTTGGTGCCCTTATGCAATACGACACACCAGGATTTCTTCCCAATCGCAGAATACACAGAG CCATGGGCCTAGCAACCCTGGAGGTCATGCAGGCTATGCAGCGCACCTGGAGCAATTCAAAGGTGCGAGTCAACGGCAAAACCAGGCAGATGCAGTGGAGAGACATGTTCGATATTGCCGTCAAATGGAGGAG GATCGCTGATCCAGACCAGCCTGTTCTGTGGCTGGACCAGATGCCTGCCAGAAGTCTCAGCCGAGGGTTCAATAACCATATCAACCTCATCAG AGGACAAATCATCAACATAAGATACTTGGCCTACTTTGACAACATACTCAATTTCATCAAAGACAGAATATTGGTTTAccacag GGCATACAACCCAAGAGGCCTACTGGAAGTCAGACAAGCACTGGAAAATGTGAACACGGTGGAAGACCTTATCCCCATAATGAAG TTTAACAGTAAAACAAGAGATGGCTTCACAGTTAACTCCAAGGTGCCCAGTCTAAAAGACCCTGGCAAAGAATATGACGGCTTCACAATCACCATAACGGGAGACAG AGTGGGCAACATGCTGTTCTCAGTGGAGACCCAGACCACAGAGGAGCGCACTCAGCAGTACCAGTCTGAGATTGAGTCCATCTACAAAGACCTGACTGCCAAGGGCAAGGCTCTCATGCTGTCCACTGAACTTggg GATGCAGATGCAGTGTGTAATTTAATTCTCTCGCTGGTTTACTACTTCTGTAATCTTATGCCCCTCTCCAGAGGGTCTAG TGTTGTGGCATACTCTGTTGTCATGGGAGCACTGATGGCCAGTGGGAAGGAGGTGATAGGCAGAATCCCCAAAGGGAAG TTGGTTGATTTTGAAGCCATGACAACACACAGTCCTGACAGCTTTAGTAAAACAGCAAAAAACTGGATGAATTTAAAGAG cCTACCAGTGTGGTACCAGAGTCTTCCGTCAGTAGCAGGAACCTTCCCAACGACTAGAACCATGATTGAGGTCCTCAACACGGACTCCACATCGCACTGTCCAAAGAAGTCCTAA
- the LOC111972765 gene encoding protein ARV1-like yields the protein MAKRFTCVECNKDAHELHRDYKNGILKITICGSCQKPVDKYIEYDPVIILIDAILCKTQAFRHILFNTTLNIHWKLCVFCLLCEAYLRWSQLQGSEQSNDPADIIRYTKEWDFYGMFGVAALELGAFSVGVLSFLWLVQWLLGFDFELSLLLKALLLSSYGKVLLIPAVIWEHDYSPLCFSLIKLFVLTSNSQAIRVILNCSRRLSLMAVCVGLLLETCVAQALQTLPWSIQDFLPFQ from the exons ATGGCAAAGCGGTTTACATGTGTTGAATGCAATAAGGACGCGCACGAGCTTCACAGAGATTACAAAAATGGGATCTTGAAGATAACCATATGT GGATCCTGCCAAAAGCCTGTAGACAAGTATATTGAATATGATCCCGTCATTATTCTGATTGATGCCATTTTATGCAAAACTCAAGCATTCAGACACATTCTGTTCAACACTACATTGAAC ATTCACTggaagctgtgtgtgttttgcctgCTGTGTGAGGCCTACCTGAGGTGGTCACAACTTCAGGGATCTGAACAGAGCAATGACCCTGCAGACATCATTAGATACACCAAGGAATGGGATTTCTATGGCATGTTTGGGGTGGCAGCTCTTG AATTGGGTGCGTTCTCTGTCGGAGTGCTGTCCTTCCTGTGGCTGGTGCAGTGGTTGCTTGGCTTTGACTTTGAACTGAGCTTACTGCTGAAAGCCCTCCTGCTGTCCAGCTATGGCAAAGTCCTGCTCATCCCTGCAGTCATATGGGAGCATGACTACTCCCCACTCTGCTTCAGCCTCATCAAGCTGTTTGTGCTCACGTCCAACTCTCAAGCCATAAGAG TCATTCTAAACTGCAGCAGAAGGCTCTCCctgatggctgtgtgtgtgggtctgctgTTAGAAACGTGCGTAGCCCAGGCGTTGCAGACGCTTCCATGGAGCATACAGGACTTCCTGCCGTTCCAGTGA
- the selenol gene encoding selenoprotein L isoform X1, whose protein sequence is MAEDISEAEDTLIYGLKALNTMGRILLENGKQEAAGSIEDFVPNKITTLFGLMTCAANFYNSIGVKKRIDAEDLWKKSYHHAKVQEQVEELLQLEEEWDAFLDRIDTELKTSDKRLTGGPTSQNLSADTPLTDARSGENVTLGLYFGKGENLLLVLIRHFGULPUREHVAELATQQGLLDSQSARVLVVSFGCREGAQIWLDQTGCKYDMLLDPERKIYKAFGLGSSYSNVMNFDSLLQYAEYVVLGQEFPDIPPRFLEDFYQMGGDFVLDEGGTVLFSHPCKNPMDRPEVAQMVATISSVGRPTSF, encoded by the exons ATGGCTGAAGATATCAGTGAGGCAGAGGATACTCTTATTTATGGTTTAAAAGCCTTGAATACTATGGGAAGAATCCTACTTGAAAATGGCAAGCAAGAAGCAGCAG GTTCCATTGAAGATTTTGTCCCAAATAAAATTACAACTTTATTTGGACTAATGACTTGTGCTGCCAACTTCTACAACAG TATTGGTGTGAAGAAGAGGATCGATGCTGAAGACCTGTGGAAGAAGTCTTATCA CCATGCCAAGGTGCAAGAGCAAGTAGAGGAGCTCCTGCAGTTGGAG GAGGAATGGGATGCCTTTCTGGACCGCATAGACACTGAGCTGAAGACAAGTGACAAACGGCTCACAGGAGGACCAACTTCACAGAATCTGAGTGCTGATACACCCCTCACAGATGCCAGGAGTGGAGA GAATGTGACTCTGGGACTGTACTTTGGGAAAGGGGAGAATCTGCTGCTGGTTCTGATCCGACACTTTGGATGACTACCGTGACGCGAGCACGTGGCTGAGCTTGCGACCCAACAG GGACTTCTAGATTCTCAGTCAGCTCGGGTACTGGTGGTCTCCTTTGGCTGTCGGGAAGGTGCTCAGATTTGGCTAGATCAGACGGGCTGCAAGTACGACATGCTGCTTGACCCAGAGAGGAAG ATTTACAAGGCATTTGGCCTGGGATCTTCCTATTCAAATGTGATGAATTTCGACTCCTTGCTTCAATATGCAGAGTATGTTGTGTTAGGCCAAGAGTTTCCTGACATCCCACCACGTTTCCTGGAAGACTTCTATCag ATGGGCGGGGACTTTGTCCTGGATGAAGGCGGGACAGTGCTCTTCTCTCATCCCTGCAAGAATCCAATGGACAGGCCTGAAGTAGCACAGATGGTGGCTACCATCTCATCTGTTGGCCGTCCTACCAGCTTCTAA
- the selenol gene encoding selenoprotein L isoform X2 yields MAEDISEAEDTLIYGLKALNTMGRILLENGKQEAAGSIEDFVPNKITTLFGLMTCAANFYNSIGVKKRIDAEDLWKKSYHHAKVQEQVEELLQLEEWDAFLDRIDTELKTSDKRLTGGPTSQNLSADTPLTDARSGENVTLGLYFGKGENLLLVLIRHFGULPUREHVAELATQQGLLDSQSARVLVVSFGCREGAQIWLDQTGCKYDMLLDPERKIYKAFGLGSSYSNVMNFDSLLQYAEYVVLGQEFPDIPPRFLEDFYQMGGDFVLDEGGTVLFSHPCKNPMDRPEVAQMVATISSVGRPTSF; encoded by the exons ATGGCTGAAGATATCAGTGAGGCAGAGGATACTCTTATTTATGGTTTAAAAGCCTTGAATACTATGGGAAGAATCCTACTTGAAAATGGCAAGCAAGAAGCAGCAG GTTCCATTGAAGATTTTGTCCCAAATAAAATTACAACTTTATTTGGACTAATGACTTGTGCTGCCAACTTCTACAACAG TATTGGTGTGAAGAAGAGGATCGATGCTGAAGACCTGTGGAAGAAGTCTTATCA CCATGCCAAGGTGCAAGAGCAAGTAGAGGAGCTCCTGCAGTTGGAG GAATGGGATGCCTTTCTGGACCGCATAGACACTGAGCTGAAGACAAGTGACAAACGGCTCACAGGAGGACCAACTTCACAGAATCTGAGTGCTGATACACCCCTCACAGATGCCAGGAGTGGAGA GAATGTGACTCTGGGACTGTACTTTGGGAAAGGGGAGAATCTGCTGCTGGTTCTGATCCGACACTTTGGATGACTACCGTGACGCGAGCACGTGGCTGAGCTTGCGACCCAACAG GGACTTCTAGATTCTCAGTCAGCTCGGGTACTGGTGGTCTCCTTTGGCTGTCGGGAAGGTGCTCAGATTTGGCTAGATCAGACGGGCTGCAAGTACGACATGCTGCTTGACCCAGAGAGGAAG ATTTACAAGGCATTTGGCCTGGGATCTTCCTATTCAAATGTGATGAATTTCGACTCCTTGCTTCAATATGCAGAGTATGTTGTGTTAGGCCAAGAGTTTCCTGACATCCCACCACGTTTCCTGGAAGACTTCTATCag ATGGGCGGGGACTTTGTCCTGGATGAAGGCGGGACAGTGCTCTTCTCTCATCCCTGCAAGAATCCAATGGACAGGCCTGAAGTAGCACAGATGGTGGCTACCATCTCATCTGTTGGCCGTCCTACCAGCTTCTAA
- the LOC111972764 gene encoding LOW QUALITY PROTEIN: tetratricopeptide repeat protein 13-like isoform X1 (The sequence of the model RefSeq protein was modified relative to this genomic sequence to represent the inferred CDS: substituted 1 base at 1 genomic stop codon): MAPAGSVVVVALSLLYLSRAIFSTEYLSTLTFFNSELHKHGCSSPSEWEEYTTDCESFILQLEDPDCEEGSNPPCESVFSLNAEKILRQAKLFIEQKRFPFAVDNHNTNEELAIGYVLIGNGLYDEAIKHFSLLLQGDPEVVSAIYGRGIAYGKKSLQDIKNADLALFELSRVITLEPNRPEVYEQRAEILSPLGRISEALSDLSKAIQLQPSARLXRHRGTLLFIAEDYVAAMEDFQQSLDLKKNQPIAMLYKGLTFFHRGMLKEAIETFKEALKLKSDFIDAYKSLGQAYRELGDFEAAMESFQKALMLNQNHIQSLQLRGMMLYHHGSLQEAVGNFKRCLQLEPYNEVCQYMKGLSHVSMGQFYEGIKAQTKVMLNDPLLGQKASSEYLKVKYLREYSRYLHSHLDKPVAEYNVDQDLPGNFKNHWAKHLPFLIEDYEEQPGLQPHIKDVLPQNFESYNTEVQKLICAADHLGALMQYDTPGFLPNRRIHRAMGLATLEVMQAMQRTWSNSKVRVNGKTRQMQWRDMFDIAVKWRRIADPDQPVLWLDQMPARSLSRGFNNHINLIRGQIINIRYLAYFDNILNFIKDRILVYHRAYNPRGLLEVRQALENVNTVEDLIPIMKQFNSKTRDGFTVNSKVPSLKDPGKEYDGFTITITGDRVGNMLFSVETQTTEERTQQYQSEIESIYKDLTAKGKALMLSTELGDADAVCNLILSLVYYFCNLMPLSRGSSVVAYSVVMGALMASGKEVIGRIPKGKLVDFEAMTTHSPDSFSKTAKNWMNLKSLPVWYQSLPSVAGTFPTTRTMIEVLNTDSTSHCPKKS, translated from the exons ATGGCACCTGCTGGTAGTGTTGTTGTGGTAGCTCTCTCACTTCTGTACTTATCCCGTGCTATATTTTCCACGGAATACCTCTCTACACTCACTTTCTTCAATAGCGAACTGCACAAACATGGTTGCAGCTCTCCGTCAGAGTGGGAGGAATACACAACGGATTGCG AGTCCTTTATTCTACAGTTGGAGGACCCAGACTGTGAGGAAGGAAGCAACCCACCATGCgagtctgtcttctctctcaacGCAGAGAAAATCCTG AGACAAGCCAAGTTGTTCATAGAGCAGAAGCGATTCCCTTTTGCAGTGGacaaccacaacacaaatgaggagCTTG CTATAGGATATGTTCTTATTGGCAATGGCCTGTACGATGAAGCCATCAAACACTTCTCCTTGTTACTACAG GGGGATCCAGAGGTAGTCAGTGCCATCTACGGGAGAGGGATAGCATACGGGAAAAAGAGTCTGCAG GACATCAAGAATGCAGACTTGGCGCTGTTCGAGTTGAGCCGAGTCATCACTCTGGAGCCCAACCGCCCTGAGGTATACGAACAGCGGGCAGAG ATCCTTTCTCCGCTTGGAAGGATCAGTGAGGCTCTGAGTGATCTCTCCAAAGCCATCCAGCTCCAGCCCTCCGCCCGCCTCTARagacacagaggaactctgctctTTATCGCCGAG GATTATGTGGCAGCTATGGAGGATTTTCAACAGTCTTTGGATCTGAAGAAAAACCAGCCCATTGCCATGCTATACAAAGGTCTAACATTCTTCCACAGAGGAATGCTAAAG GAAGCCATTGAAACATTCAAGGAGGCCCTGAAATTAAAATCTGACTTCATAGATGCGTACAAAAGTCTCGGACAGGCCTACAG GGAGCTTGGAGACTTTGAGGCAGCTATGGAGAGCTTCCAGAAAGCCCTGATGCTCAACCAGAACCACATCCAGTCTCTGCAGCTGAGAGGCATGATGCTGTACCACCACGGCAGTCTCCAGGAGGCAGTCGGCAACTTCAAG AGGTGTCTACAGTTGGAGCCCTACAACGAGGTATGTCAGTACATGAAGGGTCTGAGCCACGTGTCCATGGGGCAGTTCTATGAAGGAATCAAGGCTCAGACTAAAGTCATGTTGAATGACCCTCTGCTGGGCCAGAAGGCAAGCTCGGAATATCTCAAAGTGAAATACCTCCGAG AATACTCTCGCTACTTGCACTCACATCTCGACAAACCTGTGGCAGAATATAATGTTGATCAGGATCTTCCAGGAAACTTCAAAAACCACTGGGCAAAACACCTTCCTTTCCTTATAGAGGACTATGAGGAGCAGCCAGGACTGCAGCCTCATATTAA GGATGTTCTACCTCAGAACTTTGAAAGCTACAACACTGAAGTTCAGAAGCTCATTTGCGCTGCTGATCACCTTGGTGCCCTTATGCAATACGACACACCAGGATTTCTTCCCAATCGCAGAATACACAGAG CCATGGGCCTAGCAACCCTGGAGGTCATGCAGGCTATGCAGCGCACCTGGAGCAATTCAAAGGTGCGAGTCAACGGCAAAACCAGGCAGATGCAGTGGAGAGACATGTTCGATATTGCCGTCAAATGGAGGAG GATCGCTGATCCAGACCAGCCTGTTCTGTGGCTGGACCAGATGCCTGCCAGAAGTCTCAGCCGAGGGTTCAATAACCATATCAACCTCATCAG AGGACAAATCATCAACATAAGATACTTGGCCTACTTTGACAACATACTCAATTTCATCAAAGACAGAATATTGGTTTAccacag GGCATACAACCCAAGAGGCCTACTGGAAGTCAGACAAGCACTGGAAAATGTGAACACGGTGGAAGACCTTATCCCCATAATGAAG CAGTTTAACAGTAAAACAAGAGATGGCTTCACAGTTAACTCCAAGGTGCCCAGTCTAAAAGACCCTGGCAAAGAATATGACGGCTTCACAATCACCATAACGGGAGACAG AGTGGGCAACATGCTGTTCTCAGTGGAGACCCAGACCACAGAGGAGCGCACTCAGCAGTACCAGTCTGAGATTGAGTCCATCTACAAAGACCTGACTGCCAAGGGCAAGGCTCTCATGCTGTCCACTGAACTTggg GATGCAGATGCAGTGTGTAATTTAATTCTCTCGCTGGTTTACTACTTCTGTAATCTTATGCCCCTCTCCAGAGGGTCTAG TGTTGTGGCATACTCTGTTGTCATGGGAGCACTGATGGCCAGTGGGAAGGAGGTGATAGGCAGAATCCCCAAAGGGAAG TTGGTTGATTTTGAAGCCATGACAACACACAGTCCTGACAGCTTTAGTAAAACAGCAAAAAACTGGATGAATTTAAAGAG cCTACCAGTGTGGTACCAGAGTCTTCCGTCAGTAGCAGGAACCTTCCCAACGACTAGAACCATGATTGAGGTCCTCAACACGGACTCCACATCGCACTGTCCAAAGAAGTCCTAA